The genomic stretch GGACGCGCGAAGAAGGGGGAGCCCAAAAAAACCTGGAAAGAAGCATGATGCCTTTCTTCTGCTAATCCCAGGTCCACAATATATCTATTTGCCGTTAATTATCCCAGAACCCCTTACCTCCGTACTCATTTCCAATAAGGACCCTAGACTCGCCCTTCCCCACAACCGTCTCTACCGAGTTGGTTGTCTGGTCGCTGATACGGATCTCACCATGTAAGGCTGCCGCAGTGACAACATTGCCGAGCTGGACCCTTGCACGTTCCTCTGTTCTGATATCCTTGGCGGAATTCCTTCCCACAATCGCGTCGATCTTCTGCGCAGCCGCATCAGAAATAGCTGCGTCGATTCCCTCCGCCGCATCCTTGAGTATTGTTAGGCTCGCCTCGtcctccacctcttcaaTCTCGATCTCCGCCAGTTTGTGACATACGGCCTCAATAGGGAAGGccctctccagctcatcGACAAAGCGAGCGACCTGATCGACTATTTTCTCGAGGCTTTTCCCGTCGTACAATGCCCATGCCGTCTTTTTCGCTAGGCTCGTCTGTTTCTGTCTCCGAGAAACGTGATCTTTCAGCCGACGATGCAGCGCTCGTCCAATCGGCTTCATATCCTTATCCTCGAACACCACCAGATCCTGCTGGTCCGCAACGAGCTCGTATCGCTTCGACGTCTTCTGGGCGGACTCGAAGAGAAGCAAGATTTCCTCGATGATCGATTGCGCTAATTGCACCGACTTATCGATTGGCGCGCTGGAGTGGAAACGTGGGTCGTCGTTGATCTTGACCGCCTCGCCCCATCGGCTCAATCGGGCTTTCGCAATGTCCAGTCGGAGCTGGCATCTCTCGTAGTCGCGCCCAAAAGGGCGACCCAGCTGGACATACTCAAAACAGTCAACGCAGTTATTGAAGAGGCCGGCAACGCCCAAGGTGCCAGCAACGATCCCGAATGGTTCTGACATGGCAGTTTAAGGGGAAAGAGAAGGTTGATGTTCCTGTGCCGCTGAACGTGCCCGCTTGCTGCTGAAGGCGGGGCTGGACCGAGCGATCGAGCGGGACTCACGGTCCAAGTAGACGGAACGGACTAATAagatggggaccggggactGCGGCGGGGCacacggtccacggtccagtatcggccaatcAGAAgtggaccgaggaccgtctaTAAGTTAACGGTCTACTGtcccaaggtctatatatatagagaaaCTGGCTAgtataaatagatagttccgtaatatataatataagttataattattagtatttaaactattataataagataagctatttattatatattatttagctataccgaactaggattatttaaagtacttttaattaatattccttttaaaAGTTTTAATCAAAGGTttattatacgttatatatttattttaattttattatagataagttaaaggcgttAGACAGTGCTTCCTACCTAGCCTCTGATTAAGAAATCTTTGATCTCGTCGAAACATAATATTGTAGAATCTTCCAAGCCTCATCTTTACCCCCGAAGTGCTCTCCTTCGTCGTGAAGACTAATTGGCTCTGGAAGCTAACTGAGAGGTGTCATAAAGCGGCGGCCATTCGGAACAAACCTGAGGCCCGGCTAACCCATCTTTGACATTAGCGCCGCAACCTCAGACGGGTTCACTGACAAAGcagggatggatggatggatggaattAATTACACGTGTACGCCCGGAGACACTAAGCTTGAAGGGCCTATTCCACGCTAACTACATTCGGTCTATATGCCTCCGCCGTTGTCTCGTCAAATCTAAGCAGGGCACTCTTACTACAATGTACAGGGCTGTTTAAATAGGTTacggtttttttttgagtAGGCATTTTCATACACGGCATTTCAGACGACGGACACCGTTCAGGTGTCCCTACCGTGTGTGTACCGCGATTCTTCTGGAAGCAGGACAGAAAGCTTAGGGTGAGTTTGATAATTGAAAAGAAGTTCAAATAGAGTTTGTTCCATTATGTTGTATTCCCAGGTTCTCACCTGATTCCCCCACTTTCAAACCCTTGTTGATCTGCATCGCGTGTGCCACCCGGGACCCTGGCCCGGCATCCCTGAAACCTGCGGAGTGCCAGCCAGTAAAAAGCAGCTGCGATCGAATTGACGAAGATTCACGACAAACAATCCAACATCTTCAAGGTATCCTGTCATATAGCCTCGTTCCTCAAGGTTCTTCAGGCAAACCGCAAGCGGTGTCTCTTGTTTTTGGTCACATGCACACACGATATGTGCGTTTCGAGGGCGTCCTTCGTGTCGTATGTGTGCCGTGTAACCCAGTCCCAACGCCTGTGCCTTGAGGAACGACGAGACGAAAGGTTTTTGGCGCCGCCCTCGGAACAAAGACCCACAAACACTCGTCGGAATTCGTCATGTGTTCTCGCGTCCTTTGCGTGTTCTGCTCCGTCAGAGGATGGCACTCTGGAGATCAGCATCCAAACACCGAGTTTAATGAGGTATGTTTTTTCTCAGCTCTCTGCGTAATCCAGCTGACACTTTAGACACCCTGGCGACGTGGCTGATTTTGACGACTACCACCAGCGCTTACCAGAACAATGGTGCCCGATGGTGTCCATCATCGGTTCGGTGCCCTCTAGCGAAAGTAACTCCACGGGCGTCTCCGATTCCCGCCACTTTACTATCGAAACATCAGTATATGACCCCTCGAAGACCGCCCCGGTTTATTTCTCGGTAGTCTGCTTTGTGGAAAACACTAAACGATGGCAGAAAGTCAAGACACCCCCATCGGGGGCCTTTCTCAGTGTCACCGCGAAGCTGGCCGGCCGCACAACCGACACGAATCGTCTGGCCCTTCGGGTTCTTGACCTTACATACCTGCCTAGACCTAGCTCTGCGATCGCAACGCCGACCCCGGCTGCCACTCCGACTTCGAAACGATCACGTTGGGAAGGTCGAGCGCCTGCATCGACTCCATCGAAGAAACCACGCACCTCGAGGCCTGTCGATGGAACTACCACGCCTTCCAACAGGAATGACACGCCACCTGAACCGACGCAAGCCGGAACAAATTTGCCACCAACAAGAGATACAGCGGAGTCACTATTTgtcaccccttccccatcaacTACTGTTAACCATGAAGATTCCTCGGTCGACTCTATTCCACCATCAAGCTCTGATAATGGGATACGACCGCACCGCAGCCGCCATCCCCCGAAGAAATATGCCGAGTTGGAtgacttctttttttccatGCTTGTATACGACGTCGAAAGCAGCTTATTTCCCCGAGATTAGCCTCGATCGGAGTGTCTGCCTACCAGTCGTGAGCGCTGCTCCGCCAAAGGACTAGCCTTTCTTAGCTACCTTCACCATTTTTCGGCACACAGCTTGTCCTGTGTACCTTCAATCCGCTCTCTGATGCTCTCTTCCGTAATACGCTGCTCCTTTACACCTCCCGCACTTTGTAATTCCTTCCGTCTTCCCGCATATTCTACAAGATATATGTCCCGCATTTACAATGGACCGTGATGCTCCCCAACCTTGGTTTTCGGCTATAACTTCGGCTATCATTTCCTGGACGTCCTTCCGCGTCCGGATTTCTCATTCTCCCTTTCCGTATATAGGGTTAACTCATATAGTAACAAAGGGATCCTTCGTATTATCAAGCCAAGACATTGGCGTCTGTAAAACTCCCGCTGAGAGTTGGCTGCAATTCTCGCAAAACCGTTCGGAAGCGTCGCTACATGCCGCTTCTTGCACTTTAAGGATAGGCTGTATGGCGGTGGCAAACCGACTTATGTACTGGGCATCTGTCTGGGCGGCTTGAGGCTGGCCATTGACGAGACTGCTGGGGATATTGTGAATGAACTTCAGCTCTTCGGCGCCCCCTCGCAAGTGAAATTCGAAGCGAACTGGACGGGTATCCATGACTCACGGTAGTAAAATACGTAGGTTAAGACGGGGCAATGCTGTAGATAGAAAGAAGTTTAAAGAGAGTTCGTTTGGATGTGCTTGTAGAATTCGTTTGGATGTGTCCGTATCATATCATATCTCAAACATCACCTCCTTTTCTGGCAATCCTTACTCGGAAAAATGCGGTGACCCTGGCCTCGACATCCCTGAAACCGGCATTGATATAAGCCACTTAAAAAGCATTCTCTTCGCAGGAACCTGATGAACGAACTTTGCTACAAATATCCTAACATCTTTAATATTCCTGTGTCGTCCATCTTCGTTCCTCAACGCTCTTTAGGCAAACCGCTTGCGGTTTGTGTCGCACAACTGctatctttttctttttgtatCTCACCAGTCCCAGGTGACTGCATCTGCAATAGTTGCTTCGCTCAGCTGCTCCAACCTTTTCTCCGCTGCTGTCATATTCTCTGGCACAGTATTGCCGACGAAATCCCTCTCTCGTATCTTGGGCAGGAGCATGATGCCGTCCAACGTCCGACACCACGAGATGTGCATGGTGAGGACCAAGAGCTTTTGCGGGTCGGCAACCCATTTATCAAGGGCATCAATAACCAAGACGGCGACCTCCAAGTTCGGCTCCTCTGGACCAAAGCATTACCTGGCAGACTTTTGGAACGACTGACGTTTTACACGACCACGCCAACGTTGCTTCGGTCTTCGATCTCCCTAATTGCCACTTCGAAACCGCCTCGACCCTTTTCAGATTCCTCGCTACTTGGTCCCACCGGACAGCCGAAAGAAGCAAGACCAGAAACAGCACTGTCAGTGTAGCAGCAAAATACATCCAGAAATTCTTCTGTCCTGGAGAGTAAATATCAGACATGCTGAACAGGCTGGTGACCCAAGACAGCGGCACAAACACCAGCGCGATAAAAGTCAGCCAGCTAACACTGGCAGCCTCTCGCATCGAGCGACGCGAGTCAAGCAGCGTCACCATCGACGTTGCTAACGGGAGCATGTGCTCGATCGAGCGGTTATAATACTTTAGCTGTGACAACACGTACTTGATATCTCTCAGTATTAGATTCCACGGCTATTTATTAGCTTCGTGTTGTAATTAATAGTTAATAAACTTAGAGAGATTAGAATTACCTTACACTAGCTTTATATactccgccaccaccaacgcTAGAggttaataa from Podospora pseudopauciseta strain CBS 411.78 chromosome 3, whole genome shotgun sequence encodes the following:
- the HET-S gene encoding Heterokaryon incompatibility protein S (EggNog:ENOG503Q0YT; COG:J) — protein: MSEPFGIVAGTLGVAGLFNNCVDCFEYVQLGRPFGRDYERCQLRLDIAKARLSRWGEAVKINDDPRFHSSAPIDKSVQLAQSIIEEILLLFESAQKTSKRYELVADQQDLVVFEDKDMKPIGRALHRRLKDHVSRRQKQTSLAKKTAWALYDGKSLEKIVDQVARFVDELERAFPIEAVCHKLAEIEIEEVEDEASLTILKDAAEGIDAAISDAAAQKIDAIVGRNSAKDIRTEERARVQLGNVVTAAALHGEIRISDQTTNSVETVVGKGESRVLIGNEYGGKGFWDN